The Coffea arabica cultivar ET-39 chromosome 9c, Coffea Arabica ET-39 HiFi, whole genome shotgun sequence nucleotide sequence AAGACAAAGAACCAAAAACTTGATTACCTCCTCATGCTCCACAGTTTGAGCAAGAGGTAAGATGACTTGGCTACTGGGAAAGCTACCAGGCCTTGCACAAGGAATAGCATATGGACTAGCTTTAAGGGATGCAGCAGCATAAGCATCAACCCCATAATCAGCCCACTCAGATCGATGCTCCCTCAGGAAACGAACAAGTAAAGCAGGAGGAACATTCTAGAATACCAAACCGTAGTTAGTTCCCAGCAGATTTTGAAACAACACAGCTATTTAGAATTCTTTACCACTTATATATTGAAAAGGAAATTGGAGGGGaaattaaatgaatttaaaGGAAGAGAGCTGAAAATGATAGAAAACTGGAAGAGGCGCATCTATGTTGCTTCAAAACGAGTAAACAACTGATGAAATTCACCTGAAGGAGCATTGATGCCTTGGCACACATGACCCCACCAAAACTGGGAAGCATAGACAGGGTACTGTATTGGGAGCCAAGGATTTTGCTTGGAGAGGAATTTATGGTTATAGTCACATCCTCCGCACCATCACTTCCCATAATTGACCAACCATCATCCACAAATCCATTAACAGCATCATTGAATCCCCTGCAATAAATTCCTATTGTTTTCAGGGACTTTTGGAACGAGACAAATGACAGAACAAGACAAAGAGATCATAACAACTTAGTCTCCCCAGGGCTGCAACTGGACTTCAATAAATAGATCCCTGCCAATTGGCAAAATTGCTTGTACTGACTCCAGTAACAGTAGAAAGACTGGGCGGAGTTATTgccaaaataaattttaaaagatTGATGGTAATAGTAGAACTCTACAAGTGAGTTAGTCAAGTCCCTTCACCTGCACAATCTCTGACTCAACGCCCTCAAAACAGCAGGCTGGCGTCCCCCACTGTAGTGAACTTCTCCACTTGTTTCCTGAGCAATTTGGCGTATGTGTCGCAATGCCTGTGTGAAAAAATATAGATGTTTGTACAAGTCTAGAAAAGAACACAATCAGTAAAAAGATACTAAAAGGTACAATAAGACATACTGCCATAGTCATCTTTTGGGCAAGGATTTTGGATGATTCATAAAGGGGTCTCAGAACTTCAGGAACACTCCAAACCTACGTCACGTAGCAGATAAGTTCCAGGGAAAGGCCTaacaaagaaacaaggaaatAAACAAGTTGTTGGATCACTCACATCCAAGTCAATGTGATCAACAATGTGAACAATGGAGCCACCACCCTCACAAGGCCTTATTAGGCATCCACTTGGCAGCATTTCAGCTCTAACAAAGCAGGTAGATGGAGGTCCAGTTGGGCCACCGGTAGAAGATGTCAGAGACCTCTCACATATCTGCAGAATAATGCTAGTTACATGGTGCTCTTAAAAGCTCAAGAGTCTAGGTATGAACTGgcccaaaagaaaggaaaaggaaaagtggACAACATAGGACGTCATAAAGGAACTTGAAGACATGCATACTATTCAGCACTGGATAATATGATATTGAACTATGCTTGTCCCATTACCACAAGACTACCATCTTCCAAGCTTGTAGTATATCTCAATGTCCAAAAGTCACGAGCCGACGCCAATGTTGTTGGTGCATAAGTCTAACAAAAGGAAATCTCAAAATCAGCTAAATACTCGAACATAATAAAAGGAACTGCAAGCTTCAGATTGCTCAAAAGTCCGCAATATTTCTGGGGGTCACAAAGATGGCAAACCTGCATATAGATGAGCTCTATAGTCCCTCCATTTCCTGTAGGGATCACACTCAGTACATCAAGGCAACGGCAATCGCGAAACCAAGAAGGACGATCTTTGAGGATTTCAGCGACCTGAAGCAAGATATACAATCACCAACAATAATAAGGAGATTAATgcattcaaattttgaattgctTTTGTTCTCAAATTGAGCCAAAATTGGTCGAAACAGTTGTAAGTATACCTTTGTGGGCTCTAGACTCACAAGACCGCAGGCACGTGCTGCTACACCGCTACAGTTGCGGGAAACTGCAACAATGCCAATAGAATCCGGACCAGGCTAGAGATTGCAAGGGATAAATGAATATCAATATTTGCAACTGTACCTAGTACAACAACACATCTAGGAAAAGAATTGCAGTTTCATGTACACATTGAAGCTAAATACCTTCATCCCAATCATCTGGACCCAGTCGACAGCAGTTCCAGTAGCCTTTCCAAGGAACTCTGCCAGGGTCTCCTCAGCCACAGCGAGAAGACTGAGATACAAGAAAGTTGTTCGATTAGCTGAAGAGCCAGCAAGCAATTAAACCAATCAAAACATTTGTGCTACCCAAGAAAGAAAGACGGAAAATATAGGCACATTACCCAGCTGGGTTGTTTGCATCCCTTTGGGGATGTTGAGTTGGGTTTTGTTGTTGCTGCTGACCAGTCATGACCACAGACTCACAGCTTGTATCTGTGGTCGCTGTGCTTACCTGTAACAAAGGAAAAATTTACAAGTATTATATCCAGAGGTTCTCAAAACTATTCTACGCActgaattaaaacaaaattgcataACAATCAATGGCATTATCTAACTCTAAATGTAGATTCAAAATCAAAGGTTGTCAGTCGTAAAATTCAGAAAGAACAATCAActttattaacaaaaaaataaaggatataCAGATACTTTTGTTTACTGTAACAGGATAAACCTAACATGGCCTAGAATTGCCTTTTCTGGCATCCATAGCTGAGATCAACTTACAGTTTGTATCTGCGTACGCATGTAGCCATTCTCGTAGACCAGCTGGGATACTTGCTTTTGTAAGCGGTCATTTTCTTCCATCAGCAGCTTGTTCATGGCAGTAAGCTTCCTGTTTA carries:
- the LOC113709332 gene encoding homeobox-leucine zipper protein ATHB-14, translated to MALSIHRDSISGGSKQQQMDNSKYVRYTPEQVEALERVYAECPKPSSLRRQQLIRECPILSNIEPKQIKVWFQNRRCREKQRKEASRLQTVNRKLTAMNKLLMEENDRLQKQVSQLVYENGYMRTQIQTVSTATTDTSCESVVMTGQQQQQNPTQHPQRDANNPAGLLAVAEETLAEFLGKATGTAVDWVQMIGMKPGPDSIGIVAVSRNCSGVAARACGLVSLEPTKVAEILKDRPSWFRDCRCLDVLSVIPTGNGGTIELIYMQTYAPTTLASARDFWTLRYTTSLEDGSLVICERSLTSSTGGPTGPPSTCFVRAEMLPSGCLIRPCEGGGSIVHIVDHIDLDVWSVPEVLRPLYESSKILAQKMTMAALRHIRQIAQETSGEVHYSGGRQPAVLRALSQRLCRGFNDAVNGFVDDGWSIMGSDGAEDVTITINSSPSKILGSQYSTLSMLPSFGGVMCAKASMLLQNVPPALLVRFLREHRSEWADYGVDAYAAASLKASPYAIPCARPGSFPSSQVILPLAQTVEHEEFLEVVRLEGHAFSPEDIALSRDMYLLQLCSGVDENAASSCAQLVFAPIDESFGDDAPLLPSGFRVIPLDAKSDGPGATRTLDLASALEVGTGGARSTAEADPKNYNLRSVLTIAFQFTFENHYRENVAAMARQYIRSIVGSVQRVAMAIAPSRLSSQMVPKSLPGSPEAVTLARWIWRSYRLQTGGELLQVDSNSGDAILKQLWHHSDAIMCCSVKANASAVFTFANQAGLDMLETTLVALQDIMLDKILDEAGRKVLLSEFSKIMQQGFAYLPAGVCSSSMGRPISYEQAVAWKVLNDDDSNHCLAFMFINWSFV